A region from the Devosia lucknowensis genome encodes:
- the coaA gene encoding type I pantothenate kinase yields the protein MARRNPAHDPYQTFTKQQWSDLRNGQPMTLTAEDIERLRALTDPISLAEAEEVFLPLSRLLAYYVEAIQGLHQISSRFLNTPGDKVPFIIGVAGSVAVGKSTTSRILRALLSRWPSSPKVDLVTTDGFLHPNKVLEDRGLMHRKGFPESYDRARFVNFLADIKSGKSKVAVPVYSHLVYDVVPGEEVIIDRPDILIVEGLNILQPGELPRDGKPILFASDFIDFSIYIDADVEDLRDWYLTRFFRLRETAFRDPTSFFRRFSEMSEEEAGIFGRNVWKTINLPNLLENVLPTRGRADLILKKGKDHRVEEVKLKRL from the coding sequence ATGGCCAGGCGCAACCCCGCCCACGACCCGTACCAGACCTTCACCAAGCAGCAGTGGAGCGATCTGCGCAACGGTCAGCCGATGACGCTCACCGCCGAGGATATCGAGCGCCTCCGGGCGCTGACCGATCCGATTTCGCTGGCCGAGGCCGAAGAGGTATTCCTGCCGCTCTCGCGCCTCCTGGCCTATTACGTCGAGGCGATTCAGGGGCTCCACCAGATTTCGTCGCGCTTTCTCAATACTCCCGGCGACAAGGTGCCCTTCATCATCGGTGTTGCCGGGTCGGTGGCCGTGGGCAAGTCCACCACCTCGCGCATCCTGCGCGCCCTGCTCTCGCGCTGGCCCTCGAGCCCCAAGGTCGATCTCGTCACCACCGACGGCTTCCTGCATCCCAACAAGGTGCTCGAGGATCGCGGCCTCATGCACCGCAAGGGCTTCCCCGAAAGCTACGACCGCGCCCGCTTCGTCAATTTCCTGGCCGACATCAAGTCGGGCAAGTCAAAGGTTGCCGTGCCGGTCTACTCGCACCTCGTCTATGACGTCGTGCCAGGCGAAGAGGTGATCATCGATCGCCCCGATATCCTGATCGTCGAGGGCCTCAACATCCTCCAGCCCGGCGAATTGCCACGCGACGGCAAGCCCATCCTCTTCGCGTCCGACTTCATCGATTTCTCGATCTATATCGACGCCGATGTCGAGGACCTGCGCGACTGGTATCTCACCCGCTTCTTCCGGCTGCGCGAAACCGCCTTCCGCGATCCCACGTCCTTCTTCCGCCGCTTCTCGGAAATGAGCGAGGAGGAAGCCGGCATCTTCGGGCGTAATGTCTGGAAGACCATCAACCTGCCCAACCTGCTCGAAAACGTCCTTCCCACTCGCGGCCGCGCCGACCTCATCCTCAAGAAGGGCAAGGATCACCGCGTCGAGGAAGTGAAGCTCAAGCGGCTCTAG
- a CDS encoding phosphoribosyl-ATP diphosphatase, whose amino-acid sequence MTLEELEARIAIRAAASPEESYTARLIARGIGKAAQKLGEEAIEAVIAAVTHDRAELVKESADVLYHLLVVLKAEGVPLAEVMAELDGRTAQSGLAEKAARKDTL is encoded by the coding sequence ATGACCCTTGAAGAACTCGAAGCGCGCATCGCCATCCGTGCGGCAGCCTCGCCCGAGGAAAGCTATACGGCAAGGCTGATCGCCCGAGGCATCGGCAAGGCCGCCCAGAAGCTGGGCGAGGAAGCAATCGAAGCGGTGATCGCCGCCGTCACCCATGACCGCGCCGAACTGGTCAAGGAGAGTGCCGACGTGCTTTATCACCTCCTCGTCGTGCTCAAGGCCGAAGGCGTCCCCCTCGCCGAAGTCATGGCCGAGCTCGATGGGCGCACTGCCCAGTCGGGTCTCGCCGAAAAAGCTGCGCGCAAGGATACGCTCTGA
- a CDS encoding VOC family protein, whose translation MTLTNVLAGVAVEDLGHSLVWYEYLFGRPADARTMVDVAEWKLPGGGWVHVMSDADRAGASVVMLVVDDIAEELGRLELHGIKPVAKAIGDFFKTAKLRDPDGNLIVLSQPQPGTY comes from the coding sequence ATGACTCTTACCAATGTGCTGGCCGGTGTCGCGGTGGAAGACCTCGGCCATTCCCTGGTCTGGTACGAATACCTGTTCGGCCGCCCTGCCGATGCGCGGACCATGGTCGACGTGGCCGAGTGGAAACTGCCCGGGGGCGGCTGGGTACATGTGATGAGCGATGCCGATCGGGCCGGTGCGAGCGTCGTGATGCTCGTTGTCGACGACATCGCCGAGGAACTCGGACGGCTCGAACTGCATGGCATCAAGCCGGTGGCCAAGGCGATCGGGGATTTCTTCAAGACGGCAAAGCTGCGCGACCCGGATGGCAATCTGATCGTGCTCAGCCAGCCGCAGCCGGGGACCTATTAA
- the dapB gene encoding 4-hydroxy-tetrahydrodipicolinate reductase, with amino-acid sequence MSKLRIIVAGAGGRMGAANIAAIAAHDGVELVGALDRPGSAAIGKDAGTLAGLEALGVPVSDDIAPLLGRADAIIDFTAPASSVALAQRAAQTGLVHIIGTTGCSEADDAAIAAAAAAGARIVKSGNFSPGMVALTALVEKAARALADYDVEILEMHHNKKVDAPSGTALMLGEAAARGRDIALKDHKVTVRDGHTGPREAGTIGFATLRGGNVIGDHMVILAGQSERIELNHRAQDRTIYANGAIKAVLWAAAQPPGLYSMADVLGLND; translated from the coding sequence ATGAGCAAGTTGCGCATCATCGTGGCCGGAGCGGGTGGACGCATGGGCGCCGCCAACATCGCGGCCATTGCCGCCCATGATGGTGTCGAACTGGTCGGCGCGCTTGATCGGCCCGGTTCCGCCGCCATCGGCAAGGATGCCGGTACGCTCGCTGGGCTCGAAGCCTTGGGCGTGCCGGTCAGCGACGACATCGCCCCCCTGCTCGGTCGCGCCGATGCGATCATTGACTTTACCGCGCCCGCGTCCAGCGTGGCCCTCGCGCAGCGCGCTGCCCAGACCGGCCTCGTCCACATCATCGGCACCACGGGCTGTTCGGAAGCCGACGACGCCGCCATCGCTGCGGCTGCGGCCGCCGGCGCGCGCATCGTCAAGTCCGGCAATTTTTCGCCCGGCATGGTGGCGCTGACGGCACTGGTCGAAAAGGCCGCGCGCGCCCTGGCCGACTACGACGTCGAAATTCTCGAAATGCACCATAACAAAAAGGTCGACGCCCCCTCGGGCACGGCGCTGATGCTGGGCGAGGCCGCCGCCCGGGGCCGCGACATTGCCCTCAAGGACCATAAGGTCACCGTGCGCGATGGCCATACCGGCCCGCGAGAGGCCGGTACCATTGGCTTTGCCACTTTGCGCGGCGGCAACGTCATCGGCGACCACATGGTGATCCTGGCCGGTCAGTCCGAGCGCATCGAGCTCAATCATCGCGCGCAGGATCGCACCATCTATGCCAATGGCGCCATCAAGGCTGTCCTCTGGGCCGCCGCCCAACCGCCTGGCCTCTACTCCATGGCCGATGTGCTCGGCCTCAACGACTGA